GTGCCAATTGCTGCGTAAGGAAGGGACATGCACCGTTTTTGCCTGCGAGGAAGAACTGGCCAAAGGTATGACTGGCCACATTCTTCACCGCTTTTCACCTCCCAACTTGGGGGCTGAACACAGTCATGGTTGATGTGTTTGCTTTCTTGTCTTACACAGTAACCAAGATGTCGCATCGTGATTTTGTCACAACCTGACGAGTCACACTTCCGACAAGCAGGTTTTCAAACATGCCTTCGCCATGCTTCCCCATGACGATCAGGTCACATTTTCTGAGCGTTTCCTGGGCAAGAATATGCAACGAGGGCTTTCCGTGAATTGCCAGGAAATTTGCTCGTTGAATGGGTATCTCTGCTTGCCGGCACAATCCCCGTAGCTTGTGTATCACCTCTTGTCGCGCGGCGGTCCTGTAGGTCCGGATCGTATCCTTTCCTATGCCGGCATAGCGCAGTTTGCCTTCAAACGGAGCCTCAAACGCGTGCAATAGCGATATTTCATTCTCAGGAGTGATCAGACGCGCACTTAGAACCGATCGCAGGGAAATTTCCGTAAAATCAACCGGCACGAGTACGGATCGATATGCATCAGTTGCCGGGTTCTTAATCACGAGAAATGGACAGGGGGCTTTGGTCGTCAGCCTTTCCGCAGTTGACCCAAGCAGAAAATGCCTCATCAGGCTTGCGCCGCAGAAGCCGATGATGAGCAAATCGGCACGCAGGGCATTTGCACAATTTGTGATGCTCGTGACCAAGGAGCCAGATGCCACATGACTACCAACGGGGATACCGTGCTGTTCCCGAATTTTTCCGGCTAGCGTTTGCAGTTTATTCGTGGCGGCATCAAGCAGGTTTCCATTCGTCTCCGGTGAAACGCCTTCTGAGAGCTGCTGTAGCTTGTCCAGTAAAGCCGGCGTAAGCACATGGATGAGATGGAGATGTGCGCCCGTGAATTTGGCAATCCGGACCGCGCGTTCGATGGCACAACCAGCCATTTGAGAAAAGTCTGTTGCGACTAATAGCCGTTGTAGTGAAGCCATATGTATTCCTCGCACTCATCAACTTGTGTCACGCGAGTCTTCGTGTTTCGGTCAGCGATTTGCCCTGACCTCACGAATTTCCGCATACGAGCAATCGTATTCAAAAGTGCCTGGAAATGAATCAGTATGCCGCGTAGGTGTTCTACTTATGGCGAGACAGTTGAATATTCTCATCAAGAGCGCCACGGATTGGCCGAGTCGTCAGATGCGCGCCAGTCGAATTTCAAAACGCTCACGACACGCACGACGCACAGATTGCGGAGGCGCAGGGCGGTGGCTCGCCTGGTTCGAAACGCGGGTGGCTGCGGCCGGAAACCGGCCAAAACGGTCGCATCACGGATGGCGTCACTCGGGCGGCAATGCAGGGGAAAGCGATCGTCTGGTCTCTGACGTCCTTGTACCGTCGCTTCCCGATTCAGTGAACTCACGCAACCGTCGCTTGGTCAGGATTCGCTGCCTGACAAAACGGCTCGTCGGACTTTTTTGCGTCTAATCCTCGGGTAACAACTGCGGGTTCCACACCACCTCCCACAGGTGGCCATCGGGGTCTTGAAAGTAGCCTGCGTAGCCCCCCCCCCCGGAAAGTCTCTTGTGCCGTTTTTACGATCAAGGCTCCGGCAATCTTCGCTTGCTCCATAACCGTATCAACCTCTGCCCTGGATCTGACATTATGCCCAAGGGTGAACTCGGTTGGCGCTGCGATGCCCAGAGGGATCGCGGTGTCGTGAGCGATGCTCCTGCGCGGCCAGAGTGCGAGTTTCAATCCTGCCTGCAGGTCAATAAAAGCCGCGGCGAATAGCCGCAACGATGTCACTTTCCCGCCGATCCGGGGCTTTTCGCCGGTGAGCAAGGTGATGGCGGTGACGCGCGCAAGCGAGTCGGAAAAAATCACCAACGCCTTCCTCGGGATTCTTCTTGCCAACGCCGAGTAGACGCAACCGGACCGTTGCCGGGCGTCATGCTTCTTCACCACCGGGAAGCGCCGGTTGC
The uncultured Propionivibrio sp. DNA segment above includes these coding regions:
- a CDS encoding universal stress protein; this translates as MASLQRLLVATDFSQMAGCAIERAVRIAKFTGAHLHLIHVLTPALLDKLQQLSEGVSPETNGNLLDAATNKLQTLAGKIREQHGIPVGSHVASGSLVTSITNCANALRADLLIIGFCGASLMRHFLLGSTAERLTTKAPCPFLVIKNPATDAYRSVLVPVDFTEISLRSVLSARLITPENEISLLHAFEAPFEGKLRYAGIGKDTIRTYRTAARQEVIHKLRGLCRQAEIPIQRANFLAIHGKPSLHILAQETLRKCDLIVMGKHGEGMFENLLVGSVTRQVVTKSRCDILVTV